Part of the Camelus bactrianus isolate YW-2024 breed Bactrian camel chromosome 6, ASM4877302v1, whole genome shotgun sequence genome, TTCGAAGAAGTGTTCAGACTATTGGAGGTGAGTGGGCTGGTGGGCGGAGGGGTGGGGGTCAGAGGGCTAGGGGCCCTGTGTTCGCCCTGTACCCAGCAGGCACATCCTGCCCCCTCCTCGTGCCGCAGTGCCCTAACCTGAATGTGCGGAAGGCAGCCCATGAGGCCCTGGGTCAGTTCTGCTGCGCGCTGCACAAAGCCTGTCAAAGCTGCCCCTCGGAACCCAACACTGCTGGTGAGATGCGGGTACTGGGTCCTCTGGAAgcagaggggttggggaggggcaggCCTGGTCAGAGCTTCAGCCGATCATGTCCCCAGCTCTGCAGGCCGCCCTGGCCCGGGTGGTGCCGTCCTACATGCAGGCAGTGCACGGGGAGCGGGAGCGCCAGGTGGTGATGGCCGTGCTGGAGGCCCTGACGGTGGTGCTGCGTGGCTGTGGGAGCCTCACGCTGCAGCCCCCTGGGCGTCTGGCTGAGCTCTGCAGTGTGCTCAAGGCTGTGCTGCAGAGGAAGGTGAGCGGGGCTTGCAGGGTGAAGAGGTGGCCCAGGCCCAAGTGGGGATAGCCAGAGGTCACCTATCTGGCTTCCCCCTTCCTCTACccctgggaaggagaaggggcaggagagCCCAGGCTGAGCTGAGCTCCCCTTCCCCGCAGACAGCCTGTCAGGACACCGATGAGGAAGACGAGGAAGACCAGGTGAGAGCTGTGGGTGGAAACTGGGACCAGAGAGTCTCCACAGGGCAGGGCAGACCGTGTGCTTGGGCTTGGCCTGGGGGTACTAGGGCTGCTGAAAGATTGGTCAGTGGCTTTGGATGACCAATGCTGCTCCTAAATTAGTAGGGAtttaaggaaggcttcctggaggtggggATTCAGGGCAGGCTTGGACTGATAAGTGAGAGTGAGAGGACCTAGAGAAAAATCTGGGCTGCAAACAAGCCCAGCCTGGGAGGCGCTGATCCTGTCAACCAGGGGCAGCCCCCAGGGGGACCACCTGTGGCAGTGGAGGAGCATGGTGAGAGGTGCCCCCAGTCTCAGAGCTGGCCCTGGTACTCCAGCTCCCAACCTGGCCCCACAGGCTGAATATGATGCCATGTTGCTCGAGCACGCTGGTGAGGCCATCCCCGCACTGGCAGCTGCAGCGGGGGGAGATGCCTTTGCCCCTTTCTTTGCCGGCTTCCTGCCATTATTGCTCTGCAAGATGGTGAGTGCTCTGTCCCCTGGCTTTGAACCCCATGCGCCCTGCACCCAGCCCTAGGCTGACATGCACTTCTCCCCCTACCAGAAACAGGGCTGCACAGTAGCTGAGAAGTCCTTTGCGGTGGGGACGCTGGCGGAGTCCATTCAGAGCCTGGGTGCTGCCTCGGCTCAGTTTGTGTCCCGACTGCTTCCTGTGCTGTTGAGCAGCGCCCGGGAGGCAGACCCCGAAGTGCGGAGCAATGCCATCTTTGGGCTGGGTGTGCTGGTGGAGCACGGGGGCCGCCCCGCCCAGGAGTATCCTCAGCTTGCAGGAAGGAGCCGGGGTTGGGTAGGGTGGGTGTCCCTGGGACTTGGGATGGGAAAgttctttccatgtgcctgttccTTGACTGGGGACCAGACACTTCCCCAAGCTGCTGGGGCTCCTGCTGCCCCTCCTGGCGCGGGAGCGCCACGATCGTGTCCGTGACAACATCTGTGGGGCACTCGCCCGCCTGCTGATGGCCAGTCCCACAAGGAAACCAGAGCCCCAGGTGAGGGGTCGGGGCATCAGGCAGGGTCGGGAACCCGAGGAGGGTGTGAAATGCGCATGGCTAGGGGCCAAAGTCATGTCTGCGTCCAGGTGCTGGCTGCCCTATTGCACGCCCTGCCACTGAAGGAGGACTTGGAGGAGTGGGTCACCATAGGGCACCTCTTCAGCTTCCTGTACCAGAGCAGCCCTGACCAGGTAACGCCAATGCTGGGGCCCTTGGAGGGAAGCTTGATGCTCCAGTCTCAAGGACAGGCAGAGTTGGCATCGGTTAAAGCTGCTCTTTGCTTTCTCATTGGTCTGCAAGGCTTGGTAGCCAGGCCTGTAATGGGAGAGGAGGGGCTTCCTCTCGACACGTAGCATTTTTCCTCTGAGAGGCTCTGTCTTACCTGGCCATTTCCACTCTCTGATCTGAGCCAGAAGTCACAGCTTTCCTGGGCTGATTGCTTAGATCAGGACTCTTTCAGATTGTGCTCCATGGAGCCTGTGGACTCTGGCCACCCCACCATCTATTTGAATCAGAGCAGCTCTGCTTTCTGAATGAGATTTGTCTGCACCAAGTGACTAGCTTTGGACTCATGCTCCAGTGTTCCTGTTTCCATTACCTCTGTCTTGCACCTTTGGAAACTACTGTGTTGGTGGAGCTCCTGGGTGTGTGGGCTTCTTTTGGTCTTGAGGCCAGGATTTCAGGTGTCTTTGGTCACAATCCCACCCtctcaaaaaaaaggaaagaaaaaaggactaTTTCCACTCCATTTCATGGGTCCTTCTCATGTTTCACAGTTTAGGATGTCTGAATCAGTATTAAGCTCAGATGGCCCCACTGGGAGACCGCCTCTCCTGGGCTCCTACCACCTACCCCAGTGCTGGGGCCCAGCAGTGCTTCTGCCCCTGAGCTGGCCCTTTTCCCACAGGTTGTAGATGTGGCTCCCGAGCTCCTGCGCATTTACAGCCTCATTCTGGCCAAGAACAAGATCCCACCAGGTGAGGGTGGCAGTCGTGGGAGGGTTGTGGGGAGAGCAGAGGAGCAGGGCTTCAGAGGGCCTGGGGCAGCTAGGAGTTGGGGGCCAGCCCTCCCCAGGTTTCTCCCTCTTCACTCTCCACCCAGACACCAAGGCGGCACTGCTGCTTCTCCTGACGTTCTTGGCCAAACAGCACACCGACAGCTTCCATTCGGCACTGGGTTCCCTGCCTGGCGACAAGGCCCAGGAGCTCCAGGCCGTCCTGGGCCTCACCTAGACTACGGGGTGCAGCTGGGCCAGAGAGGACAGAGCCCACCCAGGCCCAGCTCTCAGCCCAGCTCCAGCTTATGCCTTAACAAAGATTCTGAGCCTGGGCCTCATACCCACTTGGAGTCTCAGCCCTACTCGCTGCCTTGTGCTGTGGGACAATACAGTGTCATGACACCAGGCTGTAATAAAGGCAGTTTATTTTCTGCTTGAACAGTAGCTCTGAGAACAGGAAGGACAGAGATGCCTGTTCATAATGAGGCAGGCAGGGCCTAGTGAGGCAGGACCTAGTTTTACGCAGTCAGTTTCCTGACCGCTTTGTAAATGAGCTCTAACCGCTGTGGAATCGGGGCCCCGGCTGGATCAGGAGGCGCCCGTATGGCTTCTCTTGTTTCACACGAAGGATCTCCTGTGCGGCAAGCACTGGtgaagaggggaggagaaggcTGGTGAGAGGGAGTCCCTGTGGCAGTCTCTGGCCAGTGTGTCCGCTCCCCAGCCCCGCATGGGCACACGAGCCCAGCTCACCCAGCAGCATGTAGAAGACTCGGGCAGCCATCCTGCGGGGACTGAGAGGCGGCACCAGGCTGCTGAAGTCAGGCTCTCTGTTGGCCTGCAGCTCCAGTGCTACTGCCCTGTGGAGATCAAGGACCATTGGCCGAGGCTCCGGCCCAGGCCACCCACCGCGGCCCACCCTCCCTGGTACCTGTGCACGGCCTCCAGCGAGAGCAGCTCAGGCTCCAGTGGCAGCGGCACAGGCATCTCCACAGGCACCTCGGGGAGTTCAGGCACCACAGGCAACACAGGGGGCTCCGGCTGCTCCACCTCAGCCCAGGCCCTAGGACATGGCAGTGAGGTACAGCAGGGCAAGGGCGGCTGTGAGGGTGATGAGGGCCCACCCCTTCAGCCACCTCCCCAACCTGGCCAGGCTCGCGGGCCAGGTCCTGCTTACCACCGCTCTTCTGGGGGGACGAGGCTGACGCGTGCCCTCTCCTCCTCAGCCGCTTCTAGGGAGATCTCTGTCCGAGGGGAGAGGGAGGTCCTGAGCGGGTTTGTCTGCATCTAGGCAGTCAGGCCCTAGGGGCCACCTGGTCAAACTGGGTGCCAGAGCTGTGCAGTGACTCGTTAAAAGTACCGGGGGCAGGGGATGGGTTGGTGGGGGTTACTGAAGACACTCAGTGTGTGCTCTCGTGTTAAAACGCTTTGATGAGAGCTGTTAGCAGTTGGGGACCGGTTCCCTGGGATTGTGCTGGCCTCCACCATCCCTTTTCCAGGTGCTTACCTGACACCATGAGGGGCCCACTGGGCTCCAGGGCCTCCCTCAGGGCCTGGGGATGAAAGAAAGAGAACTAAGACCCCAAGCTTCCATGAGCATGGGGGGCGGGGTTCGAGCAGCCCTGCTCAGTCCTGGTGCTCGCGTGGAAAGAAGCAGCAGCCCTGGAGCCGGGCAGAGCAGATGGTCTTTTCGGGAAGGAGTGAAGATACAGTTACCTCAATATCACTTGGAGTTTcagcctttctcctttcctcctcgGCTGCGGCCTCCTCTTCGGCCTCCTTGGGCGGCCTTCGCCTGAGTGCTGTCGGGGGTGGCTGGGCAGAGTGGGTCCAGAAAGCCAGCAGCTctgggggcagcggggcagcTGAGGGTAGCAGGCAGCAGGGAGAGGGTTTGAGGCGTGAGGAACACCAACAGCGAGGAACATGGGTTCAGAGGATCCCACACACCAGCTCCCACCACTCCTCACGGTGAGTCGGGGTTCGGAACAGCTCGGCAGGGCTTGTGATCATCCTCTCAGGAGGCTGCACCTTCGGCTACGTGGTGGGGAAGGCCGGAAGCCCAGTTAGGAAGGAGCCATTGccccttcctcacctgcaaagtCTTGTTCCAAGGCCTTTGGCCTTCCAATTCTCAGGCTCCTGTCCCTGCCCACTCTGCTTATTGCTAAAGGGACGACTCAGCCGGTCCCTTGGATGTGACAGGCAGGGTCACAAAGTGGTGTGTGGGCAAACCCCCACCATGTGCACTTTGGAGACTCTAGAAGGCCCAGCGTGCACTTGCCTCCCTCTGTCCCCCCTGAGCCTGGGCTACACTCACACACTCCCAGCAGTGGGCTCTGGTTTGCAGTTGTTCCTGGAATTTCTCCCGGGAGATCTGGGTCTCCTTGTCCCAGAATAAcagctggcggcggcggcggcgagcaGGTGGGGCCCCCGGAggtggggggcctgggggcctccTCCGCTGaatgaggaggggaggcaggggcaaGGCTACCCTTTACTCCTTTTCCTGTCGTTCTTGTGGACTGCAAACAGGCCCCACACTCCCGCCCCTAGAGGTGCCCTGGGAGAGGGCTTGGGTGGGGCCTCCGGGAGCGGGTGCAGCTCCCGCCCTGAATGAGGTGTCCATCTGGGAAGTGCAAGCTGGATAGAATGGGGCATGGGCAGGGGCACCTTTTGCTCATTGGCATAAAGGCCTGTGGAAGCTAGTGGTGGCCTTGGGCTTAGGGAAACTAAAAATCGGTGAGCAGCTCTGGGAGGGGAGGGCCAAGAGAAGGCAGCTTGGAAGGGTACTCACCTCTGGGCTTGGTGGGGCTGGCAGACGCAGCTCCAGCGGGGGGGTCACCTCTGCAACAACACTCaaggtcctggctctgccccgcAGCCTTTACTCTCAAAGCCACCCAGTCAAGAAGCTAGAGGGTCCTTTCTTCAGCAAGTTGGACCCCCAGGAAGGACCCAGGCATAGCGGATACTCACCAGGAAGTGGGGCCCTGGGCTCCCAGACTGGCAGCTTCGGCTCCTCGGGGACCGGGACCCGGCCTGGAAGTACCCTGAGGGGAAGTGGGCAAGCAAAATGAAGACACTCCCCCTCCCAGCAGTGACCCGTACCTGGTCTGGGGGTTCCTGCCCTTACTCTGCAAGAGCTacaggtgagggtgggggaacTGCGATCTCCTCCTCTGGGGCCCGGAGCTCCTCCTTGGCCTCTGCAGAGAGAGGATCAGGGCTCAGAACACAGAagagaagagatgggagcatGGCCCAGGCCCAGACTGCCTGTGCGGAGGCCTGACCATCCAGCGCTGGGTAGGCCCTACCTTCCCGGACAGGCCTACCCAGCCGACGACGTTCCTCTAACAAGATGGCTTCGTCTTCCTCAGCAATCAGCAGGTCCAAGTCTCGGCGGCTGATCTCTGGGAGGTCTTTTTCACCCtgtcagaagaggaagaaaaaggagaaggggcTCAATTCCACTTCTGTTTGAGAGGCACATGCCACAAGGCCGGGCTGGGCCaagggagcccaggggtgcttggggccaggggcaggggtgggggaatggaggcagagaaggcaggaCTCCGGGGGCAGAGAGAAGTGGATGCAGGGGGCTAGGCCACCAGAAGCAAGACCTGGGCCTTGGTCTCTGCAGGGGGACAGCTCACCTCGATTTGCAGCATACGTATGGGTTCCTCCTCCAGGATCGTGATGGCTTCGGGAGACACCACAGTGACCGGAATCCTGTCTGCAGGGGCAGGGAAGTCACACCAGCCCCTCTGCTTCTTTCTGAGTTCCCATACCCATGTGGTAAGGCAaaagcatgggctctggagtcagctCAATCTAGGTTCTTAGTCAGACCCTGGCAAGCTGACCCAGGATACATTGCTTAACCACTATGGGCtgcactttcctcatctgtaaaatgggaaggacTCCAGTTGCACAGGACTCATGTGAGACAGTTATGCAGTTATACACACACGGCCTGGCTCCTGAGAGAAGCTCAAAGGGAGTTATTTCTATAGCTCTTGGCTCTTTGCCTCTCACCAGAAGGATGTCTCTCTCTGCTCACCTGGCTTCCTGGGCTCTGTAGGGACTTCAGGAGGAATCTCCTCAAGAACTCTCTCTGGGGTCACAGCCTCTAAGAGGTGTCGAATCTTTGGGAAGGGATTGGGGACAAGAGATAGGGTTCAGCTTCAGCCCCCGAATTCCCCGCTTTCATAGCCCTAGT contains:
- the REC8 gene encoding meiotic recombination protein REC8 homolog, with protein sequence MFYYPNVLQRHTGCFATIWLAATRGSRLVKREYLKVNVVKTCEEILNYVLVRVEPPLPSLPRPRFSLYLSAQLQIGIIRVYFQQCQYLVEDIQHILERLHRAQLQIRIDMVETELPSLLLPNHLAMMETLEEAPDPFFGMMSVDPRLPSPFNIPQIRHLLEAVTPERVLEEIPPEVPTEPRKPDRIPVTVVSPEAITILEEEPIRMLQIEGEKDLPEISRRDLDLLIAEEDEAILLEERRRLGRPVREGRAYPALDGQASAQAVWAWAMLPSLLFCVLSPDPLSAEAKEELRAPEEEIAVPPPSPVALAEVLPGRVPVPEEPKLPVWEPRAPLPEVTPPLELRLPAPPSPERRRPPGPPPPGAPPARRRRRQLLFWDKETQISREKFQEQLQTRAHCWECPKVQPPERMITSPAELFRTPTHPAPLPPELLAFWTHSAQPPPTALRRRPPKEAEEEAAAEEERRKAETPSDIEALREALEPSGPLMVSEISLEAAEEERARVSLVPPEERWAWAEVEQPEPPVLPVVPELPEVPVEMPVPLPLEPELLSLEAVHRAVALELQANREPDFSSLVPPLSPRRMAARVFYMLLVLAAQEILRVKQEKPYGRLLIQPGPRFHSG